A section of the Bombus fervidus isolate BK054 chromosome 9, iyBomFerv1, whole genome shotgun sequence genome encodes:
- the Taf1b gene encoding TATA box-binding protein-associated factor RNA polymerase I subunit B isoform X4 translates to MPKLARRYKKRDADIIYGKVQSQKTSRKRKRSRSNTNTSIISGTSMDISGTGFSEGSSMRELNKNKRLLIAADYDRYLQSQNSSEGDGLSMFSQSQSIYSGQSSSVKSSENEGKVQFSSHAKEEARKIKRLSKNIPRFERAKYKAKHISTQYKMGPNIITPMRLWAIIYLALRIHNQPIQLGDMLRYGREGHLSYYKLDHLLPPELDLTANERSFLTQNVEITHKGMRRIIASMAKLLGVWNIVCPDFLSLVNRYCQELGLPRGIQLYTERLIALSPPKMIFDAKKSCIPNYEGRAMAFIIVVLKTLLALDGVTEYRISRIAEKINSTAIERGLLNDKLFSFQEWQRYIECRKTILMHAHYPTKMKYCPDADGIDDLYLKFLEFISSKSNKNEREIKNSKHYLPEEIISAMGKHTSNLNINDTSPQAIDIFPPSLTPLHSYLQHLLDHPFYDIPNIARSDFFLTRVGYMTKSDALVELAAKSGIELEIVDSNVHFLEKNVPPFEQPRMPSIDELKQLIDVQDDLQDEEVRSESVNDYLHTKTPCSIKIDTTKNQYYDSTASILKDSANVFAGNDFTFTETLPNGKLAIPADGDSENKEDLGSNDLDQRTLLENKLRDKYNIHLSLAEKEAIHKSNGMKKIHSKKSKIQLKRNAKGQFIKGSAAPIKIEKSDAEFFAATENENIYDNIDTSVINDEHIEVESTEKNHLLFPEDINISDINIDDIDINIDHFDINDYLNSSDISFFSQKDTLSPVSSKEKTVVKEKDIFFRPFTEYWMYDCIFSRVKSKNFAIFEKSLPRTFRWLLNECALIVEMSTEDLYEEVCLIENYHSHISNSSTLDSNERTNIDSISKSQLNFILNKW, encoded by the exons ATGCCCAAATTAGCTAGAAGATATAAGAAGAG GGATGCAGATATCATTTATGGCAAGGTGCAATCGCAGAAAACATCCAGGAAGCGCAAAAGATCTAGAAGTAATACAAATACTTCCATTATTAGTGGAACTAGCATGGACATTAGTGGAACTGGATTTAGTGAGGGTAGTTCTATGAGAGAATTGAACAAaaacaaa AGGCTTCTAATAGCGGCAGATTATGATAGATATCTTCAGTCTCAAAATAGTTCTGAGGGTGATGGTCTTAGTATGTTTAGTCAAAGTCAAAGTATATATAGTGGTCAATCTAGTTCTGTGAAATCATCAGAAAATGAGGGAAA aGTACAATTTAGTTCCCACGCCAAAGAAGAagcaagaaaaattaaaagattatcaaaaaatatacCCAGATTTGAAAGAGCTAAATACAAGGCGAAACACATAAGTACTCAGTACAAAATGGGACCTAATATAATTACACCTATGCGATTATGGGCAATTATATATTTAGCTTTAAGGATCCATAATCAACCTATACAATTAGGAGATATGTTAAG ATATGGAAGAGAAGGACACTTGTCTTACTACAAATTGGATCATTTATTACCACCAGAACTGGATTTAACAGCGAATGAAAGAAGCTTCTTAACACAGAATGTTGAAATTACACATAAGGGCATGAGACGAATTATTGCAAGTATGGCAAAATTACTTGGTGTATGGAATATAGTTTGTCCTGATTTTCTATCTTTAGTTAACAGATATTGTCAAGAACTAGGATTACCAA GGGGCATTCAATTATATACAGAAAGATTAATAGCTTTATCACCTCCTAAAATGATATTTGATGCAAAAAAGTCATGCATTCCTAACTACGAAGGTCGTGCAATGGCATTTATTATAGTAGTACTGAAAACTTTACTTGCTCTAGATGGTGTAACTGAATATCGCATCAGTAGAATTGCAGAGAAGATCAACAG CACAGCTATTGAACGCGGCTTACTCAATGATAAACTTTTTAGTTTTCAAGAATGGCAAAGATATATTGAATGCAGAAAGACGATTTTAATGCACGCACATTATCCAAccaaaatgaaatattgtcCCGATGCAGATGGAATCgacgatttatatttaaaattcttagaaTTTATATCTTCTAAATCGAATAAGAATgaacgagaaataaaaaattctaaacatTATTTGCCAGAAGAAATTATTAGTGCTATGGGAAAACACACAAGTAACTTAAATATCAATGATACATCGCCACAGGCAATTGATATATTTCCACCATCTCTAACACCTCTTCATTCGTACTTGCAACATTTATTAGATCATCCGTTCTACGATATTCCTAATATAGCACGAAGTGATTTTTTTCTTACAAGAGTTGGGTACATGACAAAATCTGATGC TTTAGTAGAATTAGCAGCGAAATCTGGCATAGAGTTAGAGATAGTCGATTCGAACGTACATTTTCTCGAAAAAAATGTACCTCCATTTGAACAACCTAGAATGCCAAGTATAGATGAACTAAAACAGCTTATCGACGTGCAAGATGATTTACAGGACGAAGAAGTTAGAAGCGAAAGTGTGAATGACTATTTACACACTAAAACACCATGTAGCATTAAAATTGACACTACTAAAAATCAATATTACGATAGTACCGCAAGTATATTGAAAGATTCTGCAAATGTCTTTGCAGGAAATGATTTTACATTTACCGAAACTCTGCCAAACGGGAAATTGGCAATACCTGCTGATGGCGATAGTGAGAACAAAGAAGATTTAGGGAGCAATGATTTGGATCAACGGACacttttagaaaataaactaCGTGATAAATACAACATACATTTATCACTAGCAGAAAAAGAAGCCATTCATAAGTCGAATggaatgaaaaaaatacattccaaaaaatctaaaattcaaCTTAAGCGAAATGCTAAGGGTCAGTTTATTAAGGGAAGTGCTGCGcctataaaaattgaaaagagtGACGCCGAGTTTTTTGCTGCAACagagaatgaaaatatttacgataATATCGACACAAGTGTCATAAATGATGAACATATAGAGGTTGAAAGTACCgaaaaaaatcatttattattcccTGAAGATATCAATATCAGTGACATTAATATTGATGacatagatataaatattgatcATTTTGATATAAATGACTATCTTAATTCCAGcgacatttcattttttagtCAAAAGGACACTCTTTCACCTGTATCAAGTAAGGAAAAAACTGTAGTCAAGgagaaagatatattttttagaccCTTTACAGAGTATTGGATGTATGACTGCATTTTCAGCCGCgtgaaatcaaaaaatttcgctatatttgaaaaatcattACCACGAACTTTTCGTTGGCTACTAAACGAATGTGCACTGATTGTGGAAATGTCTACAGAAGATTTATACGAAGAAGTctgtttaatagaaaattatcattCACACATTTCGAATTCTAGTACCCTTGACAGTAATGAACGTACCAACATAGATTCAATATCTAAAAGTCAATTgaactttattttaaataaatggtaA
- the Taf1b gene encoding TATA box-binding protein-associated factor RNA polymerase I subunit B isoform X2 translates to MEKCRICGSKDFYKEAGYFFCQTCQTQNEDIRDEVLELRIDSTTRLRKTRIRQLKSDISGNEVGWTSWELYNFVLIGLTNELIELGVPSDIKLTVLQLWATYLGKLEVAFISTRKKSMPKLARRYKKRDADIIYGKVQSQKTSRKRKRSRSNTNTSIISGTSMDISGTGFSEGSSMRELNKNKRLLIAADYDRYLQSQNSSEGDGLSMFSQSQSIYSGQSSSVKSSENEGKVQFSSHAKEEARKIKRLSKNIPRFERAKYKAKHISTQYKMGPNIITPMRLWAIIYLALRIHNQPIQLGDMLRYGREGHLSYYKLDHLLPPELDLTANERSFLTQNVEITHKGMRRIIARGIQLYTERLIALSPPKMIFDAKKSCIPNYEGRAMAFIIVVLKTLLALDGVTEYRISRIAEKINSTAIERGLLNDKLFSFQEWQRYIECRKTILMHAHYPTKMKYCPDADGIDDLYLKFLEFISSKSNKNEREIKNSKHYLPEEIISAMGKHTSNLNINDTSPQAIDIFPPSLTPLHSYLQHLLDHPFYDIPNIARSDFFLTRVGYMTKSDALVELAAKSGIELEIVDSNVHFLEKNVPPFEQPRMPSIDELKQLIDVQDDLQDEEVRSESVNDYLHTKTPCSIKIDTTKNQYYDSTASILKDSANVFAGNDFTFTETLPNGKLAIPADGDSENKEDLGSNDLDQRTLLENKLRDKYNIHLSLAEKEAIHKSNGMKKIHSKKSKIQLKRNAKGQFIKGSAAPIKIEKSDAEFFAATENENIYDNIDTSVINDEHIEVESTEKNHLLFPEDINISDINIDDIDINIDHFDINDYLNSSDISFFSQKDTLSPVSSKEKTVVKEKDIFFRPFTEYWMYDCIFSRVKSKNFAIFEKSLPRTFRWLLNECALIVEMSTEDLYEEVCLIENYHSHISNSSTLDSNERTNIDSISKSQLNFILNKW, encoded by the exons atggaaaagtgCAGAATTTGTGGCAGTAAAGATTTTTACAAAGAAGCTGGATATTTCTTTTGTCAAACGTGTCAAACGCAAAATGAG GATATCAGAGATGAAGTTCTTGAATTACGTATAGATAGTACGACTAGATTGCGAAAAACAAGAATTAGGCAATTAAAATCTGATATATCAG GTAATGAGGTTGGATGGACTTCGTGggaattatacaattttgttttaattggtTTAACAAATGAGCTAATAGAACTTGGAGTCCCATCTGATATAAAATTGACAGTATTACAATTATGGGCAACATATTTAGGCAAACTTGAAGTAGCATTTATCTCAACTAGAAAAAAATCTATGCCCAAATTAGCTAGAAGATATAAGAAGAG GGATGCAGATATCATTTATGGCAAGGTGCAATCGCAGAAAACATCCAGGAAGCGCAAAAGATCTAGAAGTAATACAAATACTTCCATTATTAGTGGAACTAGCATGGACATTAGTGGAACTGGATTTAGTGAGGGTAGTTCTATGAGAGAATTGAACAAaaacaaa AGGCTTCTAATAGCGGCAGATTATGATAGATATCTTCAGTCTCAAAATAGTTCTGAGGGTGATGGTCTTAGTATGTTTAGTCAAAGTCAAAGTATATATAGTGGTCAATCTAGTTCTGTGAAATCATCAGAAAATGAGGGAAA aGTACAATTTAGTTCCCACGCCAAAGAAGAagcaagaaaaattaaaagattatcaaaaaatatacCCAGATTTGAAAGAGCTAAATACAAGGCGAAACACATAAGTACTCAGTACAAAATGGGACCTAATATAATTACACCTATGCGATTATGGGCAATTATATATTTAGCTTTAAGGATCCATAATCAACCTATACAATTAGGAGATATGTTAAG ATATGGAAGAGAAGGACACTTGTCTTACTACAAATTGGATCATTTATTACCACCAGAACTGGATTTAACAGCGAATGAAAGAAGCTTCTTAACACAGAATGTTGAAATTACACATAAGGGCATGAGACGAATTATTGCAA GGGGCATTCAATTATATACAGAAAGATTAATAGCTTTATCACCTCCTAAAATGATATTTGATGCAAAAAAGTCATGCATTCCTAACTACGAAGGTCGTGCAATGGCATTTATTATAGTAGTACTGAAAACTTTACTTGCTCTAGATGGTGTAACTGAATATCGCATCAGTAGAATTGCAGAGAAGATCAACAG CACAGCTATTGAACGCGGCTTACTCAATGATAAACTTTTTAGTTTTCAAGAATGGCAAAGATATATTGAATGCAGAAAGACGATTTTAATGCACGCACATTATCCAAccaaaatgaaatattgtcCCGATGCAGATGGAATCgacgatttatatttaaaattcttagaaTTTATATCTTCTAAATCGAATAAGAATgaacgagaaataaaaaattctaaacatTATTTGCCAGAAGAAATTATTAGTGCTATGGGAAAACACACAAGTAACTTAAATATCAATGATACATCGCCACAGGCAATTGATATATTTCCACCATCTCTAACACCTCTTCATTCGTACTTGCAACATTTATTAGATCATCCGTTCTACGATATTCCTAATATAGCACGAAGTGATTTTTTTCTTACAAGAGTTGGGTACATGACAAAATCTGATGC TTTAGTAGAATTAGCAGCGAAATCTGGCATAGAGTTAGAGATAGTCGATTCGAACGTACATTTTCTCGAAAAAAATGTACCTCCATTTGAACAACCTAGAATGCCAAGTATAGATGAACTAAAACAGCTTATCGACGTGCAAGATGATTTACAGGACGAAGAAGTTAGAAGCGAAAGTGTGAATGACTATTTACACACTAAAACACCATGTAGCATTAAAATTGACACTACTAAAAATCAATATTACGATAGTACCGCAAGTATATTGAAAGATTCTGCAAATGTCTTTGCAGGAAATGATTTTACATTTACCGAAACTCTGCCAAACGGGAAATTGGCAATACCTGCTGATGGCGATAGTGAGAACAAAGAAGATTTAGGGAGCAATGATTTGGATCAACGGACacttttagaaaataaactaCGTGATAAATACAACATACATTTATCACTAGCAGAAAAAGAAGCCATTCATAAGTCGAATggaatgaaaaaaatacattccaaaaaatctaaaattcaaCTTAAGCGAAATGCTAAGGGTCAGTTTATTAAGGGAAGTGCTGCGcctataaaaattgaaaagagtGACGCCGAGTTTTTTGCTGCAACagagaatgaaaatatttacgataATATCGACACAAGTGTCATAAATGATGAACATATAGAGGTTGAAAGTACCgaaaaaaatcatttattattcccTGAAGATATCAATATCAGTGACATTAATATTGATGacatagatataaatattgatcATTTTGATATAAATGACTATCTTAATTCCAGcgacatttcattttttagtCAAAAGGACACTCTTTCACCTGTATCAAGTAAGGAAAAAACTGTAGTCAAGgagaaagatatattttttagaccCTTTACAGAGTATTGGATGTATGACTGCATTTTCAGCCGCgtgaaatcaaaaaatttcgctatatttgaaaaatcattACCACGAACTTTTCGTTGGCTACTAAACGAATGTGCACTGATTGTGGAAATGTCTACAGAAGATTTATACGAAGAAGTctgtttaatagaaaattatcattCACACATTTCGAATTCTAGTACCCTTGACAGTAATGAACGTACCAACATAGATTCAATATCTAAAAGTCAATTgaactttattttaaataaatggtaA
- the Taf1b gene encoding TATA box-binding protein-associated factor RNA polymerase I subunit B isoform X1, with amino-acid sequence MEKCRICGSKDFYKEAGYFFCQTCQTQNEDIRDEVLELRIDSTTRLRKTRIRQLKSDISGNEVGWTSWELYNFVLIGLTNELIELGVPSDIKLTVLQLWATYLGKLEVAFISTRKKSMPKLARRYKKRDADIIYGKVQSQKTSRKRKRSRSNTNTSIISGTSMDISGTGFSEGSSMRELNKNKRLLIAADYDRYLQSQNSSEGDGLSMFSQSQSIYSGQSSSVKSSENEGKVQFSSHAKEEARKIKRLSKNIPRFERAKYKAKHISTQYKMGPNIITPMRLWAIIYLALRIHNQPIQLGDMLRYGREGHLSYYKLDHLLPPELDLTANERSFLTQNVEITHKGMRRIIASMAKLLGVWNIVCPDFLSLVNRYCQELGLPRGIQLYTERLIALSPPKMIFDAKKSCIPNYEGRAMAFIIVVLKTLLALDGVTEYRISRIAEKINSTAIERGLLNDKLFSFQEWQRYIECRKTILMHAHYPTKMKYCPDADGIDDLYLKFLEFISSKSNKNEREIKNSKHYLPEEIISAMGKHTSNLNINDTSPQAIDIFPPSLTPLHSYLQHLLDHPFYDIPNIARSDFFLTRVGYMTKSDALVELAAKSGIELEIVDSNVHFLEKNVPPFEQPRMPSIDELKQLIDVQDDLQDEEVRSESVNDYLHTKTPCSIKIDTTKNQYYDSTASILKDSANVFAGNDFTFTETLPNGKLAIPADGDSENKEDLGSNDLDQRTLLENKLRDKYNIHLSLAEKEAIHKSNGMKKIHSKKSKIQLKRNAKGQFIKGSAAPIKIEKSDAEFFAATENENIYDNIDTSVINDEHIEVESTEKNHLLFPEDINISDINIDDIDINIDHFDINDYLNSSDISFFSQKDTLSPVSSKEKTVVKEKDIFFRPFTEYWMYDCIFSRVKSKNFAIFEKSLPRTFRWLLNECALIVEMSTEDLYEEVCLIENYHSHISNSSTLDSNERTNIDSISKSQLNFILNKW; translated from the exons atggaaaagtgCAGAATTTGTGGCAGTAAAGATTTTTACAAAGAAGCTGGATATTTCTTTTGTCAAACGTGTCAAACGCAAAATGAG GATATCAGAGATGAAGTTCTTGAATTACGTATAGATAGTACGACTAGATTGCGAAAAACAAGAATTAGGCAATTAAAATCTGATATATCAG GTAATGAGGTTGGATGGACTTCGTGggaattatacaattttgttttaattggtTTAACAAATGAGCTAATAGAACTTGGAGTCCCATCTGATATAAAATTGACAGTATTACAATTATGGGCAACATATTTAGGCAAACTTGAAGTAGCATTTATCTCAACTAGAAAAAAATCTATGCCCAAATTAGCTAGAAGATATAAGAAGAG GGATGCAGATATCATTTATGGCAAGGTGCAATCGCAGAAAACATCCAGGAAGCGCAAAAGATCTAGAAGTAATACAAATACTTCCATTATTAGTGGAACTAGCATGGACATTAGTGGAACTGGATTTAGTGAGGGTAGTTCTATGAGAGAATTGAACAAaaacaaa AGGCTTCTAATAGCGGCAGATTATGATAGATATCTTCAGTCTCAAAATAGTTCTGAGGGTGATGGTCTTAGTATGTTTAGTCAAAGTCAAAGTATATATAGTGGTCAATCTAGTTCTGTGAAATCATCAGAAAATGAGGGAAA aGTACAATTTAGTTCCCACGCCAAAGAAGAagcaagaaaaattaaaagattatcaaaaaatatacCCAGATTTGAAAGAGCTAAATACAAGGCGAAACACATAAGTACTCAGTACAAAATGGGACCTAATATAATTACACCTATGCGATTATGGGCAATTATATATTTAGCTTTAAGGATCCATAATCAACCTATACAATTAGGAGATATGTTAAG ATATGGAAGAGAAGGACACTTGTCTTACTACAAATTGGATCATTTATTACCACCAGAACTGGATTTAACAGCGAATGAAAGAAGCTTCTTAACACAGAATGTTGAAATTACACATAAGGGCATGAGACGAATTATTGCAAGTATGGCAAAATTACTTGGTGTATGGAATATAGTTTGTCCTGATTTTCTATCTTTAGTTAACAGATATTGTCAAGAACTAGGATTACCAA GGGGCATTCAATTATATACAGAAAGATTAATAGCTTTATCACCTCCTAAAATGATATTTGATGCAAAAAAGTCATGCATTCCTAACTACGAAGGTCGTGCAATGGCATTTATTATAGTAGTACTGAAAACTTTACTTGCTCTAGATGGTGTAACTGAATATCGCATCAGTAGAATTGCAGAGAAGATCAACAG CACAGCTATTGAACGCGGCTTACTCAATGATAAACTTTTTAGTTTTCAAGAATGGCAAAGATATATTGAATGCAGAAAGACGATTTTAATGCACGCACATTATCCAAccaaaatgaaatattgtcCCGATGCAGATGGAATCgacgatttatatttaaaattcttagaaTTTATATCTTCTAAATCGAATAAGAATgaacgagaaataaaaaattctaaacatTATTTGCCAGAAGAAATTATTAGTGCTATGGGAAAACACACAAGTAACTTAAATATCAATGATACATCGCCACAGGCAATTGATATATTTCCACCATCTCTAACACCTCTTCATTCGTACTTGCAACATTTATTAGATCATCCGTTCTACGATATTCCTAATATAGCACGAAGTGATTTTTTTCTTACAAGAGTTGGGTACATGACAAAATCTGATGC TTTAGTAGAATTAGCAGCGAAATCTGGCATAGAGTTAGAGATAGTCGATTCGAACGTACATTTTCTCGAAAAAAATGTACCTCCATTTGAACAACCTAGAATGCCAAGTATAGATGAACTAAAACAGCTTATCGACGTGCAAGATGATTTACAGGACGAAGAAGTTAGAAGCGAAAGTGTGAATGACTATTTACACACTAAAACACCATGTAGCATTAAAATTGACACTACTAAAAATCAATATTACGATAGTACCGCAAGTATATTGAAAGATTCTGCAAATGTCTTTGCAGGAAATGATTTTACATTTACCGAAACTCTGCCAAACGGGAAATTGGCAATACCTGCTGATGGCGATAGTGAGAACAAAGAAGATTTAGGGAGCAATGATTTGGATCAACGGACacttttagaaaataaactaCGTGATAAATACAACATACATTTATCACTAGCAGAAAAAGAAGCCATTCATAAGTCGAATggaatgaaaaaaatacattccaaaaaatctaaaattcaaCTTAAGCGAAATGCTAAGGGTCAGTTTATTAAGGGAAGTGCTGCGcctataaaaattgaaaagagtGACGCCGAGTTTTTTGCTGCAACagagaatgaaaatatttacgataATATCGACACAAGTGTCATAAATGATGAACATATAGAGGTTGAAAGTACCgaaaaaaatcatttattattcccTGAAGATATCAATATCAGTGACATTAATATTGATGacatagatataaatattgatcATTTTGATATAAATGACTATCTTAATTCCAGcgacatttcattttttagtCAAAAGGACACTCTTTCACCTGTATCAAGTAAGGAAAAAACTGTAGTCAAGgagaaagatatattttttagaccCTTTACAGAGTATTGGATGTATGACTGCATTTTCAGCCGCgtgaaatcaaaaaatttcgctatatttgaaaaatcattACCACGAACTTTTCGTTGGCTACTAAACGAATGTGCACTGATTGTGGAAATGTCTACAGAAGATTTATACGAAGAAGTctgtttaatagaaaattatcattCACACATTTCGAATTCTAGTACCCTTGACAGTAATGAACGTACCAACATAGATTCAATATCTAAAAGTCAATTgaactttattttaaataaatggtaA